A stretch of the uncultured Desulfobacter sp. genome encodes the following:
- a CDS encoding HlyD family efflux transporter periplasmic adaptor subunit, translating into MRLWKIRTPIISSLILILTAVSIHAASNRLAHGIIQITQINLRETLDGTGRILAVLEKGMKVDIIERRDGWLQIKYKDLTGYLKDSKKYIKVIDDAAVSDGPLTSMTQSSQELNTPTPPAAASSEQSMSMMAAGGKEFVGVIYPMHDISLSMGVDGLVSSVKVKLGDTVDSRQQLLQLDDEAQRIETHRRKVIYQNRAELDSIKKRIARIKKFMDDSRLLFEENGSVSEEEVIRAELEYYTLKGRYDQLQGEKSREKLEYTAAKQQADMRSLYAPIKGVITMLDIDKGEWVRAGQNLIELVDTSSGILRLAIPESTAVLLKKGMRVPMRFEAHPDTGQASGRITFVSAVADPASGLVKVEITFNNNALGIRPGGKGYARLPNVRLAQ; encoded by the coding sequence ATGAGGCTGTGGAAAATCCGGACCCCAATTATTTCAAGCCTGATACTTATCTTAACCGCTGTTTCGATTCACGCCGCTTCGAACCGATTGGCCCACGGCATTATTCAAATTACCCAGATTAATCTTCGCGAAACTCTTGATGGGACAGGCCGTATTCTGGCCGTACTCGAAAAAGGCATGAAAGTTGACATCATTGAACGCCGGGACGGCTGGCTGCAAATTAAATACAAGGACTTGACCGGATATTTAAAAGACAGCAAAAAATATATAAAAGTCATAGACGATGCGGCCGTCAGCGACGGACCTTTAACATCCATGACGCAGTCATCACAAGAGTTGAACACGCCAACGCCTCCTGCTGCAGCCTCCTCTGAACAATCAATGTCAATGATGGCGGCCGGTGGAAAGGAATTTGTCGGAGTCATTTATCCCATGCATGATATTTCGCTCAGTATGGGGGTAGACGGCCTTGTTTCATCCGTGAAGGTAAAACTGGGCGATACGGTCGATTCCCGGCAGCAACTGTTGCAGCTGGACGATGAAGCCCAGAGGATCGAAACCCACCGCAGGAAAGTCATTTACCAGAACCGAGCTGAACTGGACAGCATCAAAAAGCGAATTGCCCGAATTAAAAAGTTCATGGACGACAGTCGGCTCTTGTTTGAGGAAAACGGATCTGTCAGTGAGGAAGAAGTCATACGGGCTGAGTTGGAATATTATACCCTTAAAGGCCGTTATGACCAGCTTCAAGGGGAAAAATCCCGAGAAAAGCTGGAATATACCGCCGCAAAGCAGCAGGCGGATATGCGCAGCCTCTATGCGCCGATCAAAGGGGTGATTACCATGCTGGATATTGATAAAGGAGAGTGGGTGCGGGCAGGACAAAATTTAATTGAGCTGGTCGATACCTCTTCGGGCATTCTACGGCTGGCCATACCTGAATCAACGGCTGTTTTATTAAAAAAAGGGATGCGGGTCCCCATGCGTTTTGAGGCACATCCGGACACAGGACAAGCCTCAGGGCGCATCACCTTTGTTTCGGCCGTTGCTGATCCTGCCTCCGGCTTGGTTAAAGTGGAAATTACATTTAACAACAATGCATTGGGTATTCGTCCGGGAGGTAAAGGATACGCCAGGCTACCCAATGTACGACTTGCGCAATGA
- a CDS encoding TolC family protein produces the protein MCIVPVRASETKPAPLINVNARQLVHWIVATNADVGDKRYSLEASIHRFEAETGLYEPVLTAGANLEENHRQRSSSEYSKLIAGAQTEENEKKASLETGLKFPLPTGGEASVSYSYTDLESNLFAEDTDVEYTGRLELTFKQPLLKGFGKKVTETGKRVAALEEDAARVQLRIQLLQAAGDGAQLYWELYRAYEILSIRRSALDNANKLRADLQLRVERGRAAQAELLEAEAAIAEREAQLARAKQMLSEVMSNILIQQNSGDGINNKHVFKPVQAPDFAHRENQGPGERIQYATTHYPEYKLLEIQRQIADERYGYSRNMTLPKLDLILGCSFDQLDTETDKAIEKSFSDDYFDWKAGLFLEIPLGGNIQASSRAKANKVQLEQAVHRIKALHNRIGNTIEGRWEQLQKAYEEVRNVESSVGLQSKLLAIDRKLFERGRLRLRDVIEREIQLNEAKQRFVETASRVEIARIRLMMSDGRLLETYEIDLKD, from the coding sequence ATGTGCATAGTTCCTGTCCGGGCATCAGAAACAAAGCCGGCCCCTTTGATCAATGTCAATGCAAGGCAGCTGGTACACTGGATTGTCGCAACAAATGCGGATGTCGGCGACAAACGGTATTCGCTGGAAGCGTCAATTCATCGGTTTGAGGCTGAAACCGGGCTTTATGAACCCGTGCTCACCGCCGGCGCCAACCTTGAAGAAAATCATCGCCAGCGCAGCAGTTCGGAATACTCCAAACTTATTGCCGGTGCCCAGACAGAAGAAAACGAAAAAAAAGCCAGCCTTGAAACCGGCCTGAAATTTCCGTTACCCACCGGTGGAGAGGCGTCGGTCAGTTACAGTTATACGGATTTAGAAAGTAATCTTTTTGCAGAAGATACCGACGTTGAGTATACCGGTCGTCTGGAACTGACCTTTAAACAACCTCTGCTTAAAGGTTTCGGTAAAAAGGTCACGGAGACAGGCAAGCGGGTCGCAGCCCTGGAAGAGGATGCGGCCAGGGTACAGCTTCGTATCCAATTACTGCAGGCAGCCGGTGATGGCGCGCAGCTGTATTGGGAGCTTTACCGGGCTTACGAAATTTTATCCATTCGACGCTCAGCCCTGGACAACGCTAATAAGTTACGGGCTGATCTCCAGCTCAGGGTAGAACGTGGGCGTGCTGCCCAGGCAGAACTGCTGGAAGCCGAGGCCGCTATCGCGGAGCGGGAAGCACAGCTGGCCAGGGCAAAACAGATGCTGTCCGAAGTCATGTCCAATATTTTAATTCAACAAAACAGCGGTGACGGGATTAACAACAAACATGTTTTCAAGCCGGTTCAGGCACCTGATTTCGCCCATCGTGAAAATCAGGGTCCCGGGGAAAGGATACAATACGCCACAACGCATTACCCTGAATATAAACTGTTGGAGATTCAGCGGCAGATTGCCGATGAACGGTACGGCTATTCCCGGAATATGACCCTTCCAAAGCTCGACCTGATTCTGGGATGCAGTTTTGACCAGCTTGATACAGAAACGGATAAAGCCATTGAGAAATCTTTTTCAGATGACTACTTTGACTGGAAAGCAGGCCTTTTTTTAGAAATCCCCCTCGGGGGAAATATCCAGGCATCATCCCGGGCAAAAGCGAATAAGGTTCAGCTTGAGCAGGCAGTTCACCGGATCAAAGCGCTGCATAACCGAATCGGAAACACGATTGAAGGCCGGTGGGAGCAGCTTCAAAAAGCCTATGAAGAAGTCCGCAACGTTGAAAGCAGTGTTGGCCTTCAGTCAAAGTTGCTGGCCATTGACCGGAAGCTTTTTGAGCGTGGACGGCTCCGTCTGAGAGATGTGATTGAACGCGAAATCCAGCTCAATGAAGCAAAGCAGCGTTTTGTGGAAACTGCCTCCCGGGTAGAAATTGCCCGTATCCGGCTGATGATGAGTGATGGAAGGTTACTGGAAACATATGAAATCGATCTTAAGGACTAA
- a CDS encoding SapC family protein, whose product MFTKLVPLNSSQHKNMKIKNIQGFGFASKFHVASVMVHEFVRAAAIYPIVFIEDKTQDVFRPVALLGLKAGENLFVDTDNKWAASYVPAIIRRYPFVLAKGKEEEKFAICFDEDSEIINENDGVPLFNEDGSPAEVIENVKRYLTELQQMEAITLDFCRFMAQNNAFAPMNMRVRKADNVQAIGGCYVINEERLNNLSDERFLELRKKRYLPAVYSHLTSLAQIERLMQLAGEALPEKSFDTIDRVAGEESGHVLH is encoded by the coding sequence ATGTTTACGAAACTGGTACCCCTGAACAGCTCCCAGCACAAAAACATGAAAATCAAAAACATCCAAGGATTTGGATTTGCATCTAAATTCCATGTCGCGTCCGTGATGGTTCATGAATTTGTCCGGGCTGCGGCAATTTATCCCATCGTTTTTATCGAAGACAAGACACAGGATGTGTTCCGCCCTGTGGCCTTGCTTGGGCTGAAGGCCGGAGAAAATTTATTTGTGGACACAGATAATAAATGGGCGGCATCTTACGTCCCTGCCATTATTCGCAGATATCCCTTTGTATTGGCCAAGGGTAAGGAGGAGGAAAAATTTGCCATTTGCTTTGATGAGGACAGTGAGATAATCAATGAAAACGATGGTGTTCCCTTGTTTAACGAGGATGGATCGCCTGCCGAAGTCATTGAGAACGTCAAGCGCTATTTGACTGAACTTCAGCAAATGGAAGCGATTACCTTGGATTTTTGCCGATTCATGGCTCAAAATAATGCATTTGCGCCCATGAATATGCGGGTTCGAAAGGCAGATAACGTCCAGGCCATCGGCGGTTGCTATGTGATCAATGAAGAACGACTTAATAACCTTTCTGATGAGCGTTTTCTGGAACTTCGAAAAAAACGGTATTTGCCGGCGGTATATTCCCATCTGACATCGCTTGCCCAAATTGAGCGGTTAATGCAGCTTGCCGGTGAAGCGTTGCCGGAAAAATCATTTGACACGATAGATCGCGTTGCCGGAGAGGAGTCCGGACATGTGCTTCATTAG